One genomic region from Planctomycetia bacterium encodes:
- a CDS encoding ceramide glucosyltransferase — translation MTALTACLLAVAATGLGLYATAWLVTVRWSRAGSRRTPAADLTGVTILKPLCGFDEDLEANLRSFFLLAHEPLQLVFGAADAGDPALDVVRRLARRYPNRDVAIVLGGDSDAASPKVGLLESLLPHARHDLILLSDSNVRVAADEIGRVLPCFADPRVGMVYQPVVGIGECTLPAAIENLHYTEFAGLLSIGAAIVAGQHAVNAKGQWVRRRALDDAGGFADVRDHGADDFVLSRLVAEAGGKLRLAPVPVRIVHRAWSWCGLVQRHLRHSGLRRRICPWAYPLELVLNPVPWTLPLLATDYALCVPAVAALKILLEVSAARLLRAQALAPRHVAAILLKDAVYFVGWFASFAVRTVTWRGRTYAIGPGGRLDPVEPLPETALAARPAA, via the coding sequence ATGACCGCCCTGACCGCCTGCCTGCTTGCCGTCGCCGCCACGGGCCTCGGCCTCTACGCCACCGCGTGGCTCGTGACGGTCCGCTGGAGCCGCGCCGGATCGCGCCGCACACCTGCCGCCGACCTCACAGGCGTCACGATCCTCAAGCCGCTGTGCGGCTTCGACGAGGACCTCGAGGCCAACCTCCGGTCTTTCTTCCTGCTCGCACACGAACCGTTGCAGCTCGTGTTCGGCGCGGCCGATGCCGGCGATCCGGCGCTGGATGTCGTCCGCAGGCTCGCCCGCCGGTATCCGAATCGCGACGTGGCGATCGTGCTCGGCGGTGACAGCGACGCCGCCAGCCCGAAGGTCGGGCTTCTCGAGTCGCTGCTGCCGCACGCCCGGCACGACTTGATCCTCCTCTCCGATAGCAATGTCCGCGTCGCCGCCGACGAGATCGGTCGCGTGCTCCCCTGCTTCGCCGACCCGCGGGTGGGGATGGTCTACCAGCCGGTGGTCGGCATCGGCGAGTGCACGCTGCCGGCGGCGATCGAGAACCTGCACTACACCGAGTTCGCCGGTCTGCTCTCGATCGGCGCCGCGATCGTCGCGGGACAGCACGCCGTGAACGCCAAGGGACAGTGGGTCCGCCGCCGGGCCCTCGACGACGCCGGCGGCTTCGCCGACGTCCGCGACCACGGCGCCGACGACTTCGTCCTCTCGCGGCTGGTGGCCGAGGCCGGCGGGAAGCTGCGGCTCGCCCCGGTGCCGGTGCGGATCGTGCACCGCGCCTGGTCGTGGTGCGGCCTCGTGCAGCGGCACCTGCGCCACTCCGGGCTGCGCCGCCGCATCTGCCCGTGGGCCTACCCCCTGGAGCTCGTCCTCAACCCCGTCCCCTGGACGCTCCCGCTCCTCGCCACCGACTACGCCCTCTGCGTGCCTGCGGTCGCGGCGCTGAAAATCCTCCTCGAGGTCTCGGCTGCCCGGCTGCTGCGGGCCCAGGCCCTCGCCCCGCGGCACGTCGCCGCGATCCTCCTCAAGGATGCGGTCTACTTCGTCGGCTGGTTCGCCTCGTTCGCCGTGCGCACGGTAACCTGGCGTGGCCGGACGTACGCCATCGGCCCCGGCGGGCGTCTCGATCCGGTCGAGCCGCTGCCCGAGACGGCGCTCGCGGCCCGGCCGGCGGCCTGA